GCAGGCCAAAAACATCCATCCGGGAACGCGACACTTGAACGTCGTTCCCGCGAAGGCGGGAACCCAAGTTTGCCCGCACACCCCTAACGCTTACAGCACCACCAAAAAACAAAAAGCCCGCCCGGCATCAAGCACGGACGGGCTCCCGTCATCCAGCGAAAGGCTAGGTCACTGCAGCCAGAGCCGCATCGAATCCCACGCCCGGCCGAAGATGCTCGCTTCCTGCACCTCATCCAGCGCCACCACCGGCAGCACCAGCAGCGGCTTCCCGTCCGCCATCATCTTGAGGGTGCCGACCTGCGCATTGCGCGCCAGCGGCGCGACCAGCGGGTCCTTGCGCTCCAGCACCGGCTTGAGCTTGCCGGCCACGCCCTTCGGCACGGTCACCAGCACGTCGCGGGTGAAGCCGATCTTCACGTTCGGGGCCGAGCCCTTCCAGATCTCCGGCGTCGCGATCGCCTGGTTGGCGGAATACAGCTTCACGGTGTCGAAGTTCTGGAAGCCCCAGTTCAGCAGCTTCTGGCTCTCCTGGGTGCGCACCCCGTCCGAGCTCGTGCCCAGCACGACCGAAATCAGGCGGCGCTGGCCGGTGGTGCCGTTCGGGCGGCGCGCCGAGGCGATCATGCTGTAGCCCGAGGAATCGGTGTGGCCGGTCTTCATGCCATCCACGGTCGGGTCCAGCCACAGCAGGCGGTTGCGGTTCTGCTGGGTGATCTTGTTATAGGTGAACTGCTTGACCGAGTCGATCTTGTAGAACTCGGGGAAGTCGCGGATCACGTTCGCGGCCAGGGTCGCCAGGTCTTGCGCGGTCGAATAGTTGTTCGGATCCGGCAGGCCGTGCGGGTTGGCGAAACGGGTGTTCTTCAGGCCCATGCGCTGGGCCTCGCGGTTCATCAGGGTGACGAAGGTGCCTTCGTCGCCCGCCACCGCTTCGGCCAGGGCCACCGCCGCGTCGTTGCCCGACTGGACCATCAGGCCGTGCAGCAGGTCGTTCACAGACACCGGCGTGGCCGGATCGATGAACATCTTCGAGCTCGAGTTGTCGACCTTCCAGGCGCGTACCGACACGTTCACCATCTGGTTCAGCGCCAGGCGCTTTTCCCGAATGGCGGCGAAGGTGACGTAGGCCGTCA
This genomic window from Massilia sp. KIM contains:
- a CDS encoding D-alanyl-D-alanine carboxypeptidase family protein translates to MKKLLAAFAASLVMVSASAQTVPAPAIAAKSWLLLDATSGQVIASQDPNARIEPASLTKVMTAYVTFAAIREKRLALNQMVNVSVRAWKVDNSSSKMFIDPATPVSVNDLLHGLMVQSGNDAAVALAEAVAGDEGTFVTLMNREAQRMGLKNTRFANPHGLPDPNNYSTAQDLATLAANVIRDFPEFYKIDSVKQFTYNKITQQNRNRLLWLDPTVDGMKTGHTDSSGYSMIASARRPNGTTGQRRLISVVLGTSSDGVRTQESQKLLNWGFQNFDTVKLYSANQAIATPEIWKGSAPNVKIGFTRDVLVTVPKGVAGKLKPVLERKDPLVAPLARNAQVGTLKMMADGKPLLVLPVVALDEVQEASIFGRAWDSMRLWLQ